In Planctomycetaceae bacterium, a single window of DNA contains:
- a CDS encoding DUF58 domain-containing protein — protein MSAEQYLKPEVIQNIARLDLRAKFIVEGFLSGLHTSPFQGFSVEFSEHRRYNPGDDPKDIDWLVFARTDRIYVKRYQAETNITGYILMDLSRSMAYTYRQTLTKFDYSICLAAALSYLMVHQQDPIGLMTFDDQLRACLPARSRRSQFGDILAVLQRCQPSGTTDIAGNLRRIASMIRHRSLMILLSDLLAEPEEIIASLRMLRHAGHDVILFHILDEAEVSFPFSGSVDLIEPESDEHEVVDAAAIRADYLEALAELREQYRSTCLSIGADYVALDTSMPFDKALLEYLYQRQARF, from the coding sequence ATGTCCGCCGAACAATACCTCAAGCCCGAAGTCATTCAGAACATCGCGCGACTCGATCTTCGCGCGAAGTTCATCGTCGAAGGCTTCCTGAGCGGGTTGCATACCAGTCCGTTTCAGGGGTTCAGCGTCGAATTCAGCGAACACCGCCGGTACAACCCGGGAGACGATCCGAAGGATATAGACTGGCTGGTTTTTGCCCGGACAGATCGTATCTACGTCAAGCGTTACCAGGCCGAAACGAACATCACGGGTTACATCCTGATGGACCTGTCTCGAAGTATGGCCTACACCTATCGACAAACACTGACCAAATTTGACTATTCGATTTGCCTTGCCGCCGCGCTCAGCTACTTGATGGTTCATCAGCAGGACCCGATTGGCCTGATGACATTTGACGATCAACTTCGTGCCTGTCTGCCTGCACGAAGTCGTCGATCACAGTTTGGAGATATCCTCGCTGTTCTGCAGAGATGTCAGCCCAGTGGTACAACCGACATTGCAGGCAATCTGCGTCGAATCGCTTCGATGATCCGGCATCGCAGTCTGATGATCCTGCTGTCTGACCTCCTGGCGGAGCCTGAAGAAATTATTGCCAGCCTTCGGATGCTTCGGCACGCGGGACACGACGTCATACTGTTCCACATTCTGGACGAGGCTGAGGTTTCGTTTCCTTTTTCAGGTAGTGTTGATCTGATCGAACCGGAATCTGATGAGCACGAAGTGGTGGATGCGGCCGCCATTCGCGCCGACTACCTGGAAGCACTTGCCGAATTACGCGAACAGTACCGTTCAACCTGTCTGAGCATTGGGGCAGACTACGTCGCTCTGGATACCAGTATGCCCTTTGACAAAGCTCTTCTCGAATACCTCTACCAGCGACAGGCTCGCTTCTGA